From the genome of Burkholderiales bacterium, one region includes:
- a CDS encoding nitric-oxide reductase large subunit, producing MNATRKLWRWLGIVFLMSFAALGWMGREIYLAAPPIPTKVVSESGEVLFGPGDVERGQQAWRAAGGQQLGTVWGHGSYVAPDWSADWLHREAVALREALAQQQYRKPYDQLALDQRAAIDAGMKSQMRANTYDAQTGTISVSNARARALRETAAHYEGLFGDDRALDTLREQYAMTAGSLASAEDRKALAAFFFWSSWAAGTDRPGETGLSYTSNWPHEPLIDNTPTAGNGIWSVVSVILLIAGIAGLIWYHTAHKEEADPVAPKTDPLSLLKPTASMRATLKYFYVVIGLILAQVGMGIVTAHYAVEGSSFFGIPLAEVLPYTVSRTIHTQFAVLWIATAWLATGLYISPVLSGYEPKYQKLGVDALFWALIFVVVGSTVTGWLGTLQRLGVDYSFWLGNQGLEFTSMGRVWQILLFVGLLFWLFLMGRALMPALKKPSESRGLIAMVFISAACIGLFYATSLTWGPRTHYSMVEYWRWWLVHLWVEGFFEVFATAVVALIFSRLGLIRTATANTAIVLETIVFLFGGILGTLHHLYFTGTPTSVIAVGAVFSALEVVPLALIGFEGYRNYRRSQAAPWVSAYKWTILSFVAVGFWNTVGAGLLGFAINPPISLYYVQGLNLTAAHGHAALFGVYGMLGLGLMLFCLRGLTERARWSDALLKPTFWSLNIGLAMMVFMSLLPAGVYQAWASVSKGLWYARSPEIVHSSVMETLVWLRVPGDIVFALGCGLLAVFAVKLLGRRKTSVGRLRAAPAET from the coding sequence ATGAACGCAACACGCAAACTGTGGCGCTGGCTCGGGATCGTTTTCCTGATGTCCTTCGCCGCGCTCGGCTGGATGGGCCGCGAGATCTACCTCGCGGCGCCGCCGATTCCGACCAAGGTCGTCAGCGAGTCCGGCGAAGTGCTGTTCGGACCGGGAGACGTCGAGCGCGGCCAGCAGGCCTGGCGCGCCGCGGGCGGCCAGCAGCTCGGCACCGTGTGGGGTCATGGAAGCTACGTCGCGCCCGACTGGTCGGCGGACTGGCTGCACCGCGAGGCGGTGGCGCTGCGTGAAGCGCTCGCGCAACAGCAATACCGCAAGCCCTACGACCAGCTCGCGCTCGACCAGCGCGCGGCGATCGATGCGGGCATGAAGTCGCAGATGCGCGCCAACACCTACGACGCGCAGACCGGAACGATCTCGGTTTCGAATGCGCGTGCGCGCGCACTGCGCGAGACCGCCGCGCATTACGAAGGCCTCTTCGGCGACGACCGCGCGCTGGACACGCTGCGCGAGCAGTATGCGATGACCGCGGGCTCGCTCGCCTCGGCCGAAGACCGCAAGGCGCTCGCCGCGTTCTTCTTCTGGTCGTCGTGGGCCGCCGGGACCGACCGCCCCGGCGAGACCGGCCTCTCCTATACCAGCAACTGGCCGCACGAGCCCCTGATCGACAACACGCCGACCGCCGGCAACGGCATCTGGTCGGTCGTCAGCGTGATCCTGCTGATCGCCGGCATCGCGGGCCTGATCTGGTACCACACCGCGCACAAGGAAGAAGCCGATCCCGTCGCGCCGAAGACCGATCCGCTGTCGCTGCTGAAGCCCACCGCTTCGATGCGCGCGACGCTGAAGTATTTCTACGTGGTGATCGGGCTCATCCTCGCGCAGGTCGGCATGGGCATCGTCACCGCGCACTATGCGGTCGAAGGCAGCAGCTTCTTCGGCATACCGCTCGCGGAGGTCCTGCCGTATACGGTGAGCCGCACCATACACACCCAGTTCGCGGTGCTCTGGATCGCGACCGCGTGGCTCGCGACGGGGCTTTACATCTCGCCCGTCCTGTCGGGCTACGAGCCGAAGTATCAGAAGCTAGGGGTCGACGCTCTGTTCTGGGCGCTCATCTTCGTCGTCGTGGGCTCGACCGTCACCGGCTGGCTCGGCACGCTCCAGCGCCTCGGCGTCGACTACTCGTTCTGGCTCGGCAACCAGGGGCTGGAGTTCACCAGCATGGGCCGCGTGTGGCAGATCCTGCTCTTCGTCGGTCTCCTGTTCTGGCTCTTCCTCATGGGCCGCGCGCTGATGCCGGCGCTGAAGAAGCCCTCCGAGAGCCGCGGCCTGATCGCGATGGTGTTCATCTCGGCCGCGTGCATCGGCCTGTTCTACGCGACGTCGCTCACGTGGGGCCCGCGGACGCACTACTCGATGGTCGAATACTGGAGGTGGTGGCTGGTGCACCTGTGGGTCGAAGGCTTCTTCGAAGTGTTCGCCACCGCGGTCGTCGCCCTCATCTTCTCGCGCCTGGGCCTGATCCGTACCGCGACCGCGAACACCGCCATCGTGCTCGAGACGATCGTCTTCCTGTTCGGGGGCATCCTCGGGACGCTGCACCACCTCTACTTCACCGGCACGCCGACCTCGGTGATCGCCGTCGGCGCGGTGTTCTCCGCGCTCGAAGTGGTGCCGCTCGCGCTGATCGGCTTCGAAGGCTATCGCAACTACCGGCGCAGCCAGGCCGCACCGTGGGTCTCGGCGTACAAGTGGACGATCCTCTCGTTCGTCGCGGTCGGCTTCTGGAACACGGTCGGCGCGGGGCTGCTCGGTTTCGCGATCAACCCGCCGATCTCGCTCTACTACGTGCAGGGCCTCAACCTGACGGCCGCGCACGGCCATGCCGCGCTGTTCGGGGTCTACGGCATGCTGGGCCTGGGCCTCATGCTGTTCTGCCTGCGCGGCCTCACCGAGCGTGCACGCTGGTCCGACGCGCTGCTGAAGCCGACGTTCTGGTCGCTCAACATCGGTCTGGCGATGATGGTTTTCATGTCGCTCCTCCCGGCCGGCGTCTATCAGGCGTGGGCCAGCGTCTCGAAAGGCCTGTGGTACGCGCGCTCTCCCGAGATCGTGCATTCGAGCGTGATGGAGACCCTGGTGTGGCTGCGCGTCCCGGGCGACATCGTCTTCGCGCTCGGCTGCGGGCTGCTCGCGGTGTTCGCGGTGAAGCTGCTCGGACGCAGGAAGACTTCAGTCGGACGGCTCCGCGCCGCCCCGGCCGAGACCTAG
- a CDS encoding Rrf2 family transcriptional regulator, with the protein MQLTKHTDYALRVLMYVARKRARCTVADIAAGYQIPRSHVMKLVHQLAGLGYLETVRGKGGGVTLARRPGEINVGRVVRETEETLDVLDCLSEGYAGGCGIAPSCTLKSALRGAQQAFYRELDRYTLADIVPGERRATIAWHARRPAAATR; encoded by the coding sequence ATGCAGCTCACCAAGCACACCGATTACGCGCTGCGCGTGTTGATGTACGTCGCCCGGAAACGAGCGCGCTGCACGGTCGCCGACATCGCCGCGGGCTATCAAATCCCGCGCAGCCATGTGATGAAGCTCGTGCACCAGCTCGCCGGGCTCGGCTACCTCGAGACGGTGCGGGGCAAGGGCGGCGGGGTGACGCTCGCGCGCCGGCCCGGCGAGATCAACGTCGGGCGCGTGGTGCGCGAGACCGAGGAGACGCTCGACGTGCTCGACTGCCTGTCGGAGGGCTACGCCGGCGGCTGCGGCATCGCGCCGTCGTGCACGCTGAAGTCGGCGCTGCGCGGCGCGCAGCAGGCGTTCTATCGCGAGCTCGACCGCTATACGCTCGCCGACATCGTGCCGGGAGAGCGCCGCGCCACGATCGCGTGGCATGCCCGGCGGCCCGCGGCCGCGACGCGCTGA
- a CDS encoding 3-deoxy-7-phosphoheptulonate synthase: MNPTLLENINVTSFDAMPTPEDLHRRLPLSERAAGVVVQQRTNLRDILDRKDPRMFVVVGPCSIHDPKAGLEYAQRLHALQEKVKDTLLLVMRVYFEKPRTSVGWKGYINDPDMDDSFHVERGMANARAFLRDVCELGLPTGTEALDPISPQYLGDLIAWTVIGARTTESQTHREIASGLSTPVAFKNGTNGDVTVAINAIVSASRPHAFLGLNSEGRVSIVRTGGNRYGHLVLRGGEGRPNYDTVSVTMAEKALRKAKLPANIIVDCSHANSYKDHTLQPLVMKDVVNQVRLGNTSLVGIMIESNLVEGKQSIPEDVSKLIYGCSVTDACVGWDTTEEMILDAAESLRPVLRNRKSGSESH, encoded by the coding sequence ATGAACCCGACTCTCCTCGAAAATATCAACGTCACGTCCTTCGACGCGATGCCGACGCCGGAGGACCTCCACCGGCGCCTGCCGCTGTCGGAGCGCGCGGCCGGCGTCGTCGTGCAGCAGCGCACGAACCTGCGCGACATCCTCGACCGCAAGGACCCCCGCATGTTCGTCGTGGTGGGACCTTGCTCCATCCACGACCCGAAAGCGGGCCTCGAATACGCCCAGCGCCTGCACGCCCTCCAGGAGAAGGTGAAGGACACGCTGCTGCTCGTCATGCGCGTGTACTTCGAGAAGCCGCGCACCAGCGTGGGCTGGAAGGGCTACATCAACGACCCGGACATGGACGACTCCTTCCACGTCGAGCGCGGCATGGCGAACGCGCGGGCGTTCCTGCGCGACGTGTGCGAGCTCGGCCTGCCGACCGGCACCGAAGCGCTCGACCCGATCTCGCCGCAGTATCTCGGCGACCTGATCGCGTGGACGGTGATCGGCGCGCGCACCACCGAGTCGCAGACGCACCGCGAGATCGCGTCGGGCCTGTCGACGCCGGTCGCGTTCAAGAACGGCACCAACGGCGACGTGACGGTGGCGATCAACGCGATCGTGTCGGCGTCACGGCCGCACGCCTTCCTCGGACTGAACAGCGAAGGGCGCGTGTCCATCGTGCGCACCGGCGGCAACCGCTACGGACACCTCGTGCTGCGCGGCGGGGAAGGGCGGCCCAATTACGACACCGTGTCGGTGACCATGGCCGAGAAGGCGCTCCGGAAGGCGAAGCTGCCCGCGAACATCATCGTCGACTGCTCGCACGCCAACAGCTACAAGGACCACACGCTGCAGCCGCTCGTCATGAAGGACGTCGTCAACCAGGTGCGCCTCGGCAACACCTCGCTGGTCGGCATCATGATCGAGTCCAACCTGGTCGAGGGCAAACAGTCGATACCCGAGGACGTGTCGAAGCTGATCTACGGCTGCTCGGTCACCGACGCGTGCGTCGGCTGGGACACGACCGAGGAGATGATCCTCGACGCGGCCGAGTCGCTGCGCCCCGTGCTCCGCAACCGAAAATCCGGGTCAGAGTCACATTAG